A DNA window from Daucus carota subsp. sativus chromosome 3, DH1 v3.0, whole genome shotgun sequence contains the following coding sequences:
- the LOC108213130 gene encoding inositol hexakisphosphate and diphosphoinositol-pentakisphosphate kinase VIP2 isoform X2 produces MEAEEGKSIDTTNTNTNTNPFKITIGVCVMEKKVFSGPMGQILDRLQAFGEFEIIHFGDKVILEEPIERWPICDCLIAFYSSGYPLQKAEAYAALRKPFLVNELDPQYLLHDRRKVYERLELYGIPVPRYALVNRDVPYEDLDFFVEEEDFVEVHGNRFWKPFVEKPVDGDNHSIMIYYPSSAGGGMKELFRKVGNRSSEFHPEVRRVRREGSYLYEEFMPTGGTDVKVYTVGPEYAHAEARKSPVVDGVVMRNHDGKEVRYPVLLTPNEKQMAREVCIAFRQSVCGFDLLRCEGRSYVCDVNGWSFVKNSYKYYDDAACVLRKMFLDAKAPHLSSTIPPILPWKVNEPVQPSEGLTRQGSGIIGTFGQSEELRCVITIMRHGDRTPKQKVKLKVTEEKLLNLMLKYNGGRPRAETKLKSAVQLQDLLDATRILVPRSRPGRESDSEAEDIEHAEKLRQVKAVLEEGGHFSGIYRKVQLKPLKWVKIAKANGEGEDERPAEALMVLKYGGVLTHAGRKQAEELGRYFRNNMYPGEGTGLLRLHSTYRHDLKIYSSDEGRVQMSAAAFAKGLLDLEGQLTPILVSLVSKDSSMLDGLENASIEMEEAKARLNEIITSGAKTTQSNGSPAKPWMVDGAGLPPNASELLPKLVKLTKKVTEQVRLLAKDEDENLAEKSSYDVILPYDQARALGKTNIDVDRIAAGLPCGSEGFLLMYARWRKLERDLYNERKERFDITQIPDVYDSCKYDLLHNAHLNVEGLDELFKVAQLLADGVIPNEYGINPKQKLKIGSKIARRLLGKILIDLRNTREEAISVAELKSNQEQESTINTTFTEPPPVKTEKEATVNKTTKEEQDHQRISHIRMEDTRRNSFTSDMSMDQEEDDDKEIKYRLDPKYANVRTPDRHVRTRLYFTSESHIHSLMNVLRYCNLDESLQGEDSMFCDNALERLFKTKELDYMSYIVLRMFENTELPLEDPKRFRIEMTFSRGADLSPLEKNDSEATSLHQEHTLPIMGPERLQEAGSYLTLEKMEAMARPFAMPAEDFPPPSTPQGFSGYFSKSAAVLERLVNLWPFHKHGNTNGK; encoded by the exons ATGGAGGCGGAAGAGGGGAAATCGATAGACACAACAAACACAAATACTAATACAAATCCATTTAAAATTACCATTGGTGTTTGTGTAATGGAAAAGAAG GTTTTCTCGGGGCCTATGGGGCAGATTTTGGATAGGCTACAAGCATTCGGTGAATTTGAG ATCATACATTTTGGTGATAAGGTTATTCTTGAAGAGCCAATTGAGAG GTGGCCCATATGTGATTGCTTGATTGCTTTCTACTCCTCTGGGTATCCTCTTCAAAAAGCGGAAGCATATGCTGCTTTAAGAAA GCCTTTCCTTGTAAATGAATTGGATCCTCAATACCTGCTTCATGATCGAAGAAAAGTATACGAG CGTCTTGAACTGTATGGTATTCCTGTTCCGAGATACGCTCTCGTTAATAGAGATGTGCCATATGAGGACCTGGATTTTTTTGTTGAGGAAGAGGATTTTGTTGAGGTTCATGGGAATCGTTTTTGGAAGCCTTTTGTGGAAAAACCAGTTGATG GTGACAACCACAGCATAATGATATATTACCCTAGTTCAGCAGGTGGGGGCATGAAAGAATTATTCAGAAAG GTTGGTAATCGGTCTAGTGAGTTTCATCCAGAAGTAAGAAGAGTGAGGCGTGAGGGCTCATATCTATATGAGGAGTTTATGCCAACTGGAGGAACTGATGTTAAG GTTTATACTGTAGGCCCTGAATATGCACATGCAGAGGCAAGGAAGTCTCCTGTTGTTGATGGCGTTGTTATGAGAAATCATGATGGAAAAGAA GTTAGGTATCCTGTACTTCTCACTCCAAATGAGAAGCAGATGGCAAGGGAGGTTTGCATTGCATTCAGGCAATCA GTTTGTGGTTTTGACCTGTTGCGTTGTGAAGGCCGCTCATACGTGTGCGATGTAAACGGGTGGAGCTTCGTAAAGAATTCCTACAA GTATTATGACGATGCTGCTTGCGTGTTGAGAAAGATGTTCCTAGATGCAAAAGCCCCCCATCTTTCATCGACAATTCCTCCGATTTTGCCTTGGAAAGTTAATGAACCGGTTCAACCTTCTGAGGGACTCACACGCCAGGGAAGTGGAATTATAGGCACATTTGGACAGTCCGAGGAGCTACGTTGTGTTATTACTATTATGAGACA TGGCGATAGAACTCCAAAGCAGAAAGTAAAGCTGAAGGTGACTGAAGAAAAGCTATTGAATTTGATGCTTAAATACAATGGGGGAAGACCTAGAGCTGAG ACAAAACTTAAAAGTGCTGTGCAGTTGCAAGACCTTTTGGATGCTACAAGAATTCTGGTTCCACGATCCAG GCCTGGCCGGGAAAGTGATAGTGAGGCAGAAGACATCGAGCATGCTGAAAAACTGCGTCAAGTTAAAGCGGTTCTGGAGGAG GGAGGGCATTTTTCTGGCATTTACAGGAAGGTTCAACTAAAACCTCTAAAATGGGTTAAAATTGCAAAAGCTAATGGTGAAGGTGAAGATGAAAGACCTGCTGAAGCCTTGATGGTTCTTAAATATGGGGGTGTTCTTACACATGCTGGCAGGAAACAG GCAGAAGAACTGGGAAGATATTTCCGAAACAATATGTATCCAG GAGAAGGTACCGGTCTGCTTCGTCTGCACAGCACATATCGTCATGATCTGAAAATATATAGCTCAGATGAAGGCCGTGTACAG ATGTCAGCTGCTGCATTTGCAAAGGGCCTCCTTGATTTAGAAGGACAATTAACCCCAATTTTG GTTTCACTTGTTAGCAAGGACTCCTCTATGTTGGATGGACTTGAGAATGCCAGTATTGAAATGGAAGAAGCTAAG GCTAGGTTGAATGAAATAATAACATCTGGAGCAAAGACAACTCAAAGCAACGGATCACCTGCAAAACCTTGGATGGTTGATGGAGCTGGGCTTCCTCCAAATGCTTCAGAACTTCTCCCAAAATTG GTGAAGTTGACAAAGAAGGTCACCGAACAAGTGCGGCTGCTTGCTAAGGATGAAGATGAGAATTTGGCAGAAAAGAGCTCGTATGATGTTATTCTCCCATACGATCAAGCAAGGGCATTAGGTAAAACAAATATAGATGTTGATCGTATTGCTGCTGGATTACCCTGTGGCAGCGAGGGATTTCTTTTAATGTATGCTCGATGGAGAAAACTTGAGAGAGACCTATATAATGAACGAAAGGA GCGTTTTGACATTACACAAATTCCAGATGTTTATGACTCATGCAA GTATGATCTCTTGCACAATGCGCATCTTAATGTAGAAGGGTTGGATGAACTCTTCAAAGTTGCTCAG TTACTTGCAGACGGTGTTATTCCCAATGAGTATGGTATTAATCCAAAGCAGAAACTGAAGATTGGCTCAAAG ATTGCTCGACGCTTGCTTGGTAAAATATTGATTGATCTGAGGAACACTCGTGAGGAAGCAATCAGTGTTGCTGAACTAAAGAGTAATCAGGAGCAAGAATCAACAATTAATACCACCTTTACAGAACCACCACCAGTGAAGACTGAGAAAGAGGCAACAGTCAACAAGACAACAAAAGAAGAACAGGATCATCAACGAATATCTCATATTCGAATGGAGGACACCAGGAGGAACAGCTTCACAAGTGACATGTCGATGGATCAGGAGGAGGATGATGACAAAGAGATCAAATACCGGTTGGATCCAAA ATATGCAAATGTGAGGACACCGGATAGACATGTTCGAACGCGCCTTTACTTCACATCT GAATCACATATTCACTCTTTGATGAATGTTCTTCGCTACTGTAACTTGGATGAATCACTTCAAGGAGAGGATAGCATGTTCTGTGACAATGCTTTGGAACGCCTATTTAAAACAAAGGAGCTTGACTACATGAGTTATATTGTTTTGAGAATGTTTGAAAACACGGAG TTGCCTTTAGAAGATCCCAAGCGCTTCCGTATAGAAATGACTTTTAGCCGTGGTGCAGATTTATCACCTTTGGAG AAGAATGATAGTGAGGCTACTTCATTGCATCAAGAGCACACATTACCGATAATGGGGCCAGAGAGACTGCAAGAAGCAGGGTCATATCTGACACTAGAGAAGATGGAAGCAATGGCTCGGCCGTTTGCTATGCCGGCCGAAGATTTCCCCCCGCCATCAACTCCACAGGGATTCTCAGGGTACTTCTCCAAAAGTGCAGCTGTATTAGAGCGCTTGGTCAACCTTTGGCCCTTTCATAAGCATGGAAATACCAATGGGAAGTAA
- the LOC108213130 gene encoding inositol hexakisphosphate and diphosphoinositol-pentakisphosphate kinase VIP2 isoform X1 — MEAEEGKSIDTTNTNTNTNPFKITIGVCVMEKKVKCGSEVFSGPMGQILDRLQAFGEFEIIHFGDKVILEEPIERWPICDCLIAFYSSGYPLQKAEAYAALRKPFLVNELDPQYLLHDRRKVYERLELYGIPVPRYALVNRDVPYEDLDFFVEEEDFVEVHGNRFWKPFVEKPVDGDNHSIMIYYPSSAGGGMKELFRKVGNRSSEFHPEVRRVRREGSYLYEEFMPTGGTDVKVYTVGPEYAHAEARKSPVVDGVVMRNHDGKEVRYPVLLTPNEKQMAREVCIAFRQSVCGFDLLRCEGRSYVCDVNGWSFVKNSYKYYDDAACVLRKMFLDAKAPHLSSTIPPILPWKVNEPVQPSEGLTRQGSGIIGTFGQSEELRCVITIMRHGDRTPKQKVKLKVTEEKLLNLMLKYNGGRPRAETKLKSAVQLQDLLDATRILVPRSRPGRESDSEAEDIEHAEKLRQVKAVLEEGGHFSGIYRKVQLKPLKWVKIAKANGEGEDERPAEALMVLKYGGVLTHAGRKQAEELGRYFRNNMYPGEGTGLLRLHSTYRHDLKIYSSDEGRVQMSAAAFAKGLLDLEGQLTPILVSLVSKDSSMLDGLENASIEMEEAKARLNEIITSGAKTTQSNGSPAKPWMVDGAGLPPNASELLPKLVKLTKKVTEQVRLLAKDEDENLAEKSSYDVILPYDQARALGKTNIDVDRIAAGLPCGSEGFLLMYARWRKLERDLYNERKERFDITQIPDVYDSCKYDLLHNAHLNVEGLDELFKVAQLLADGVIPNEYGINPKQKLKIGSKIARRLLGKILIDLRNTREEAISVAELKSNQEQESTINTTFTEPPPVKTEKEATVNKTTKEEQDHQRISHIRMEDTRRNSFTSDMSMDQEEDDDKEIKYRLDPKYANVRTPDRHVRTRLYFTSESHIHSLMNVLRYCNLDESLQGEDSMFCDNALERLFKTKELDYMSYIVLRMFENTELPLEDPKRFRIEMTFSRGADLSPLEKNDSEATSLHQEHTLPIMGPERLQEAGSYLTLEKMEAMARPFAMPAEDFPPPSTPQGFSGYFSKSAAVLERLVNLWPFHKHGNTNGK, encoded by the exons ATGGAGGCGGAAGAGGGGAAATCGATAGACACAACAAACACAAATACTAATACAAATCCATTTAAAATTACCATTGGTGTTTGTGTAATGGAAAAGAAGGTGAAATGCGGCTCCGAG GTTTTCTCGGGGCCTATGGGGCAGATTTTGGATAGGCTACAAGCATTCGGTGAATTTGAG ATCATACATTTTGGTGATAAGGTTATTCTTGAAGAGCCAATTGAGAG GTGGCCCATATGTGATTGCTTGATTGCTTTCTACTCCTCTGGGTATCCTCTTCAAAAAGCGGAAGCATATGCTGCTTTAAGAAA GCCTTTCCTTGTAAATGAATTGGATCCTCAATACCTGCTTCATGATCGAAGAAAAGTATACGAG CGTCTTGAACTGTATGGTATTCCTGTTCCGAGATACGCTCTCGTTAATAGAGATGTGCCATATGAGGACCTGGATTTTTTTGTTGAGGAAGAGGATTTTGTTGAGGTTCATGGGAATCGTTTTTGGAAGCCTTTTGTGGAAAAACCAGTTGATG GTGACAACCACAGCATAATGATATATTACCCTAGTTCAGCAGGTGGGGGCATGAAAGAATTATTCAGAAAG GTTGGTAATCGGTCTAGTGAGTTTCATCCAGAAGTAAGAAGAGTGAGGCGTGAGGGCTCATATCTATATGAGGAGTTTATGCCAACTGGAGGAACTGATGTTAAG GTTTATACTGTAGGCCCTGAATATGCACATGCAGAGGCAAGGAAGTCTCCTGTTGTTGATGGCGTTGTTATGAGAAATCATGATGGAAAAGAA GTTAGGTATCCTGTACTTCTCACTCCAAATGAGAAGCAGATGGCAAGGGAGGTTTGCATTGCATTCAGGCAATCA GTTTGTGGTTTTGACCTGTTGCGTTGTGAAGGCCGCTCATACGTGTGCGATGTAAACGGGTGGAGCTTCGTAAAGAATTCCTACAA GTATTATGACGATGCTGCTTGCGTGTTGAGAAAGATGTTCCTAGATGCAAAAGCCCCCCATCTTTCATCGACAATTCCTCCGATTTTGCCTTGGAAAGTTAATGAACCGGTTCAACCTTCTGAGGGACTCACACGCCAGGGAAGTGGAATTATAGGCACATTTGGACAGTCCGAGGAGCTACGTTGTGTTATTACTATTATGAGACA TGGCGATAGAACTCCAAAGCAGAAAGTAAAGCTGAAGGTGACTGAAGAAAAGCTATTGAATTTGATGCTTAAATACAATGGGGGAAGACCTAGAGCTGAG ACAAAACTTAAAAGTGCTGTGCAGTTGCAAGACCTTTTGGATGCTACAAGAATTCTGGTTCCACGATCCAG GCCTGGCCGGGAAAGTGATAGTGAGGCAGAAGACATCGAGCATGCTGAAAAACTGCGTCAAGTTAAAGCGGTTCTGGAGGAG GGAGGGCATTTTTCTGGCATTTACAGGAAGGTTCAACTAAAACCTCTAAAATGGGTTAAAATTGCAAAAGCTAATGGTGAAGGTGAAGATGAAAGACCTGCTGAAGCCTTGATGGTTCTTAAATATGGGGGTGTTCTTACACATGCTGGCAGGAAACAG GCAGAAGAACTGGGAAGATATTTCCGAAACAATATGTATCCAG GAGAAGGTACCGGTCTGCTTCGTCTGCACAGCACATATCGTCATGATCTGAAAATATATAGCTCAGATGAAGGCCGTGTACAG ATGTCAGCTGCTGCATTTGCAAAGGGCCTCCTTGATTTAGAAGGACAATTAACCCCAATTTTG GTTTCACTTGTTAGCAAGGACTCCTCTATGTTGGATGGACTTGAGAATGCCAGTATTGAAATGGAAGAAGCTAAG GCTAGGTTGAATGAAATAATAACATCTGGAGCAAAGACAACTCAAAGCAACGGATCACCTGCAAAACCTTGGATGGTTGATGGAGCTGGGCTTCCTCCAAATGCTTCAGAACTTCTCCCAAAATTG GTGAAGTTGACAAAGAAGGTCACCGAACAAGTGCGGCTGCTTGCTAAGGATGAAGATGAGAATTTGGCAGAAAAGAGCTCGTATGATGTTATTCTCCCATACGATCAAGCAAGGGCATTAGGTAAAACAAATATAGATGTTGATCGTATTGCTGCTGGATTACCCTGTGGCAGCGAGGGATTTCTTTTAATGTATGCTCGATGGAGAAAACTTGAGAGAGACCTATATAATGAACGAAAGGA GCGTTTTGACATTACACAAATTCCAGATGTTTATGACTCATGCAA GTATGATCTCTTGCACAATGCGCATCTTAATGTAGAAGGGTTGGATGAACTCTTCAAAGTTGCTCAG TTACTTGCAGACGGTGTTATTCCCAATGAGTATGGTATTAATCCAAAGCAGAAACTGAAGATTGGCTCAAAG ATTGCTCGACGCTTGCTTGGTAAAATATTGATTGATCTGAGGAACACTCGTGAGGAAGCAATCAGTGTTGCTGAACTAAAGAGTAATCAGGAGCAAGAATCAACAATTAATACCACCTTTACAGAACCACCACCAGTGAAGACTGAGAAAGAGGCAACAGTCAACAAGACAACAAAAGAAGAACAGGATCATCAACGAATATCTCATATTCGAATGGAGGACACCAGGAGGAACAGCTTCACAAGTGACATGTCGATGGATCAGGAGGAGGATGATGACAAAGAGATCAAATACCGGTTGGATCCAAA ATATGCAAATGTGAGGACACCGGATAGACATGTTCGAACGCGCCTTTACTTCACATCT GAATCACATATTCACTCTTTGATGAATGTTCTTCGCTACTGTAACTTGGATGAATCACTTCAAGGAGAGGATAGCATGTTCTGTGACAATGCTTTGGAACGCCTATTTAAAACAAAGGAGCTTGACTACATGAGTTATATTGTTTTGAGAATGTTTGAAAACACGGAG TTGCCTTTAGAAGATCCCAAGCGCTTCCGTATAGAAATGACTTTTAGCCGTGGTGCAGATTTATCACCTTTGGAG AAGAATGATAGTGAGGCTACTTCATTGCATCAAGAGCACACATTACCGATAATGGGGCCAGAGAGACTGCAAGAAGCAGGGTCATATCTGACACTAGAGAAGATGGAAGCAATGGCTCGGCCGTTTGCTATGCCGGCCGAAGATTTCCCCCCGCCATCAACTCCACAGGGATTCTCAGGGTACTTCTCCAAAAGTGCAGCTGTATTAGAGCGCTTGGTCAACCTTTGGCCCTTTCATAAGCATGGAAATACCAATGGGAAGTAA
- the LOC108213130 gene encoding inositol hexakisphosphate and diphosphoinositol-pentakisphosphate kinase VIP2 isoform X3, which yields MIYYPSSAGGGMKELFRKVGNRSSEFHPEVRRVRREGSYLYEEFMPTGGTDVKVYTVGPEYAHAEARKSPVVDGVVMRNHDGKEVRYPVLLTPNEKQMAREVCIAFRQSVCGFDLLRCEGRSYVCDVNGWSFVKNSYKYYDDAACVLRKMFLDAKAPHLSSTIPPILPWKVNEPVQPSEGLTRQGSGIIGTFGQSEELRCVITIMRHGDRTPKQKVKLKVTEEKLLNLMLKYNGGRPRAETKLKSAVQLQDLLDATRILVPRSRPGRESDSEAEDIEHAEKLRQVKAVLEEGGHFSGIYRKVQLKPLKWVKIAKANGEGEDERPAEALMVLKYGGVLTHAGRKQAEELGRYFRNNMYPGEGTGLLRLHSTYRHDLKIYSSDEGRVQMSAAAFAKGLLDLEGQLTPILVSLVSKDSSMLDGLENASIEMEEAKARLNEIITSGAKTTQSNGSPAKPWMVDGAGLPPNASELLPKLVKLTKKVTEQVRLLAKDEDENLAEKSSYDVILPYDQARALGKTNIDVDRIAAGLPCGSEGFLLMYARWRKLERDLYNERKERFDITQIPDVYDSCKYDLLHNAHLNVEGLDELFKVAQLLADGVIPNEYGINPKQKLKIGSKIARRLLGKILIDLRNTREEAISVAELKSNQEQESTINTTFTEPPPVKTEKEATVNKTTKEEQDHQRISHIRMEDTRRNSFTSDMSMDQEEDDDKEIKYRLDPKYANVRTPDRHVRTRLYFTSESHIHSLMNVLRYCNLDESLQGEDSMFCDNALERLFKTKELDYMSYIVLRMFENTELPLEDPKRFRIEMTFSRGADLSPLEKNDSEATSLHQEHTLPIMGPERLQEAGSYLTLEKMEAMARPFAMPAEDFPPPSTPQGFSGYFSKSAAVLERLVNLWPFHKHGNTNGK from the exons ATGATATATTACCCTAGTTCAGCAGGTGGGGGCATGAAAGAATTATTCAGAAAG GTTGGTAATCGGTCTAGTGAGTTTCATCCAGAAGTAAGAAGAGTGAGGCGTGAGGGCTCATATCTATATGAGGAGTTTATGCCAACTGGAGGAACTGATGTTAAG GTTTATACTGTAGGCCCTGAATATGCACATGCAGAGGCAAGGAAGTCTCCTGTTGTTGATGGCGTTGTTATGAGAAATCATGATGGAAAAGAA GTTAGGTATCCTGTACTTCTCACTCCAAATGAGAAGCAGATGGCAAGGGAGGTTTGCATTGCATTCAGGCAATCA GTTTGTGGTTTTGACCTGTTGCGTTGTGAAGGCCGCTCATACGTGTGCGATGTAAACGGGTGGAGCTTCGTAAAGAATTCCTACAA GTATTATGACGATGCTGCTTGCGTGTTGAGAAAGATGTTCCTAGATGCAAAAGCCCCCCATCTTTCATCGACAATTCCTCCGATTTTGCCTTGGAAAGTTAATGAACCGGTTCAACCTTCTGAGGGACTCACACGCCAGGGAAGTGGAATTATAGGCACATTTGGACAGTCCGAGGAGCTACGTTGTGTTATTACTATTATGAGACA TGGCGATAGAACTCCAAAGCAGAAAGTAAAGCTGAAGGTGACTGAAGAAAAGCTATTGAATTTGATGCTTAAATACAATGGGGGAAGACCTAGAGCTGAG ACAAAACTTAAAAGTGCTGTGCAGTTGCAAGACCTTTTGGATGCTACAAGAATTCTGGTTCCACGATCCAG GCCTGGCCGGGAAAGTGATAGTGAGGCAGAAGACATCGAGCATGCTGAAAAACTGCGTCAAGTTAAAGCGGTTCTGGAGGAG GGAGGGCATTTTTCTGGCATTTACAGGAAGGTTCAACTAAAACCTCTAAAATGGGTTAAAATTGCAAAAGCTAATGGTGAAGGTGAAGATGAAAGACCTGCTGAAGCCTTGATGGTTCTTAAATATGGGGGTGTTCTTACACATGCTGGCAGGAAACAG GCAGAAGAACTGGGAAGATATTTCCGAAACAATATGTATCCAG GAGAAGGTACCGGTCTGCTTCGTCTGCACAGCACATATCGTCATGATCTGAAAATATATAGCTCAGATGAAGGCCGTGTACAG ATGTCAGCTGCTGCATTTGCAAAGGGCCTCCTTGATTTAGAAGGACAATTAACCCCAATTTTG GTTTCACTTGTTAGCAAGGACTCCTCTATGTTGGATGGACTTGAGAATGCCAGTATTGAAATGGAAGAAGCTAAG GCTAGGTTGAATGAAATAATAACATCTGGAGCAAAGACAACTCAAAGCAACGGATCACCTGCAAAACCTTGGATGGTTGATGGAGCTGGGCTTCCTCCAAATGCTTCAGAACTTCTCCCAAAATTG GTGAAGTTGACAAAGAAGGTCACCGAACAAGTGCGGCTGCTTGCTAAGGATGAAGATGAGAATTTGGCAGAAAAGAGCTCGTATGATGTTATTCTCCCATACGATCAAGCAAGGGCATTAGGTAAAACAAATATAGATGTTGATCGTATTGCTGCTGGATTACCCTGTGGCAGCGAGGGATTTCTTTTAATGTATGCTCGATGGAGAAAACTTGAGAGAGACCTATATAATGAACGAAAGGA GCGTTTTGACATTACACAAATTCCAGATGTTTATGACTCATGCAA GTATGATCTCTTGCACAATGCGCATCTTAATGTAGAAGGGTTGGATGAACTCTTCAAAGTTGCTCAG TTACTTGCAGACGGTGTTATTCCCAATGAGTATGGTATTAATCCAAAGCAGAAACTGAAGATTGGCTCAAAG ATTGCTCGACGCTTGCTTGGTAAAATATTGATTGATCTGAGGAACACTCGTGAGGAAGCAATCAGTGTTGCTGAACTAAAGAGTAATCAGGAGCAAGAATCAACAATTAATACCACCTTTACAGAACCACCACCAGTGAAGACTGAGAAAGAGGCAACAGTCAACAAGACAACAAAAGAAGAACAGGATCATCAACGAATATCTCATATTCGAATGGAGGACACCAGGAGGAACAGCTTCACAAGTGACATGTCGATGGATCAGGAGGAGGATGATGACAAAGAGATCAAATACCGGTTGGATCCAAA ATATGCAAATGTGAGGACACCGGATAGACATGTTCGAACGCGCCTTTACTTCACATCT GAATCACATATTCACTCTTTGATGAATGTTCTTCGCTACTGTAACTTGGATGAATCACTTCAAGGAGAGGATAGCATGTTCTGTGACAATGCTTTGGAACGCCTATTTAAAACAAAGGAGCTTGACTACATGAGTTATATTGTTTTGAGAATGTTTGAAAACACGGAG TTGCCTTTAGAAGATCCCAAGCGCTTCCGTATAGAAATGACTTTTAGCCGTGGTGCAGATTTATCACCTTTGGAG AAGAATGATAGTGAGGCTACTTCATTGCATCAAGAGCACACATTACCGATAATGGGGCCAGAGAGACTGCAAGAAGCAGGGTCATATCTGACACTAGAGAAGATGGAAGCAATGGCTCGGCCGTTTGCTATGCCGGCCGAAGATTTCCCCCCGCCATCAACTCCACAGGGATTCTCAGGGTACTTCTCCAAAAGTGCAGCTGTATTAGAGCGCTTGGTCAACCTTTGGCCCTTTCATAAGCATGGAAATACCAATGGGAAGTAA